The genomic stretch TGCCATAACGATAACGGCCTGGCCGTCGCCAACTCGCTGGCCGCCGTGGTGGCCGGGGCCGTGCAGGTGCAGGGTACCATTAACGGCCTCGGTGAGCGCTGCGGCAACGCCGACCTCTGTTCTATCATCCCGGCGCTTAAGCTCAAGATGGGCATCGACTGTATCAGTGATAAGCAGCTGGCCACACTGACTGAGGTGTCCCATTATATCAGCGAGCTGGCTAATGTTACCCCCAACCCTTTTGCCCCTTACGTCGGAACCAGCGCTTTCAGCCACAAGGCCGGCTATCACATGGATGGTGTCACTAAATGGCCGGACGCCTATCAGCACATCGACCCCGCTAAAGTGGGCAATAAACAGCGCACCGTGGTCTCCGACCAGTCCGGCAAGGACAATATCGTGAAGAAAGCCAGGGAGCTGGGCATCGACCTCTCCAATGCGGGTAAAGAAGTCAAAGAGCTTTTAGAGAAAGTTAAGCAGTTGGAGAGTCGCGGCTTCCAGTACGATAACGCGGAGGCCTCCTTCGAGCTGCTGCTTTACCGTGCCCGGCCGGACTATAAGCCGCTCTTTGAGCTGGTGGACTTTATGGTGGTGGTGGAAAGCCGCCGCCGCACTGCCACCCGCCAGACCGCGGAAGGCATGCTCTCGGAAGCTATGGTTAAGGTAAAGGTGGGCGGGGAGATAATCCACACCGCCGCGGAAGGTGATGGCCCGGTAAACGCTCTGGACCTGGCCCTGCGCAAGGCTTTGTTGCAGTTCTATCCCGGCCTCAAGCAGGTCAGGCTGGTGGACTATAAGGTGCGCATTCTGGAAGAGAGCACCGGCACGGAAAGCCAGGTGCGCGTGCTCATAGAGTCCAGCGACGGCGTTGATGTCTGGCACACCGTCGGCGGTTCCACCAACCTCATCGAGGCCAGCTGGCTGGCGCTGGCGGACGGGCTGGAATACTGGCTGGTGAAACAGAAGAAGTAATTCCCCGCCGCTCGCCATCGGGCCTGCCCTTGACATTTCCCGGTATCGGGCTTACAATCACCTTAACATAAAACGTGGAGGTGATTTGAGATGAGCTATCCGGTAACTTTCAAGGTGGACTATCCTGAAAAGCTCTCCCGCGGCACGCTGCTCCTCAAGGTATTCTTCGGCTGGCTGTATGTCGGTATTCCCCACGGTATCGCTCTCTGGTTTTTCGGGATAGGCGTGGCCGTGGTGCAGTTCATCGCTTTCTGGGCCATTCTCTTCACCGGCAAGTATCCCAGGGGGATGTTTGATTTTACGGTAAGGTATGCGCGCTGGACCAACAATGTGACGGCTTATCTGATGTTCCAGAGAGAAGAATACCCGCCGTTCAGCGGACAGGAATAGACGTTTAGGGTATATTTATTCCCCCTGTCATTCCAGCATAGCCGTGCCCCGTATGACAATCGGGGGCTGGAATCTGCTCTATGACTTTCCGCCATGCCGGCGTGTCATTCATAGCGTAGTGGAGAATACGTTCCTTTTTTACCGTCGCCCCTCTATCCGCCCCTACCTCGTAGCCAGGTGCTTCCCCCATTCGGCGGCGCGCTTTTCTTCCCCCTCCGCCAGCGGCCCCTGTGTCCCCTGCACGAAAAAGCCCTTCGGCGGCGCGATAATGTTGCCGTATTTGGCCCTTACCGCCGCCTCGATGCGCGTGCCGGCCCAGCCTAACAGCTTGACAATGAAGCTCTTGGCGCGGGTATCGAAAGCCGCCAGCCGTTTGCCTTTGAATACGTCGTCCGGCAGACTGTCCAGGAAAGTCTTCATCGCGGCGGTGGGTCTGCCGCGCTGGGTGGGTGAGCCGATGATGATGTAGAAATAAGGAGCGATGTCGGCGGCTTTGGCCTCGCTCACCTTGATGACTTTAGCTTCTTCTCCCAGCCCTTCGCCGATTGCTTTAGCTATCTTTTCCGTGTTGCCGTAGAGGGAATCATAAATTATCAGTGCTTTCATCAGAGACACCTCCAGCGGTATATTATGTTACCCAGTGTACTCTAAAAAGGCGGTGGGAACAAGCGTTGAAGTGCTTAACTTTGTGTTTCAAATACTTAATGGGAGGGGAAAACGCGGTGTTTAGGCCGCTTTCTGCCGGCGTGCGGTTCCGGCCAGGATAAACAGCACCCCGCTGATTAGCTGCGGCAGGAAGCACGCTGCCGTCATCTGCAGGGGGTAGGCCAGTTGCTCCATCAGGGGTTGGGAGGTAATGATGGTCAGGTGCGTGCCGATGGTGCCGGCGCTGTATAAAAGCGCCAGTATGATGAGCGCCGCGCCGCCCCAGAATGGCTCTTTCCAGCCGATGGCTATCCCCACGGCGAAAGGTACATAAAAGATGTCCAGCGGGATGAGGGCTATCAGGCTGGGGCCGCCCTCGTACATGTAAAGGCCCCAGGTTATCATGCCCGCCAGCCCGGCCAGCCCGGTGATGATGCCTGCCAGCCGCAGGCGCGCCGCTTTTTCCGTGGCCGTTTTGCCCGTTGTGGTCATTTCACGCCTCCTGTGGAGACCTTAAATAATACTTATACATCTTGAGCGCGTCATTGTCAAGATATAGTATAATAATTATGAAGCTGAAATATATCTGCCGGAGGTCTGCATGGGTATTATCAAGAGCGCCGCGGAGATAGCCAGGGAGAAGCTGGAAAAAATAGGCGAGCCCACGGCACAGGAGCGCCTTAAGTGGAAATACGGCCCGGAGGGTGAAAAGCTGGCGGCGCTGTATCTCAAGGAGGACACCAGTCTCGCCGCTGAAATCAAGAAGTTTGATGATAAGGCCCGGCCGGTTATTGCCGCCGGCGTCAATGATATCCTGCTGCGCAATATCAGTCTGCCCCGTAATGAGAACGCCCGCAAAATCAATAAGAAAGCCATGGACGGCCTCAAGGCTATAAAGAGCGATAAATCGGCGGTGGAAAATGTGTTCAGCCGCATACGGCATGTGCTCGACCATTATACGCAGGAGGGTGATAAGCAGAAGAAACAGGCTTACGATGCCCTCAAGAGCGAGTTCGAGGTCAAGGTACAGCAGGCCATCCGCCAGCAGACCGGCGTTAACTCCCGCATGAAAATAGACGTGGAAAAGCAGCCCCAGTTCCAGGAAGAGTGGCAGCGTATGCAGGCGCAGATGGAAGCCCAGTACGTGAGCCTTTTAGACGAGTATAAAAAGGAGCTGTCCGTTATCCGCTAGGTTTTAATGGGCGTGTCACTCTGAGGAAGCCCCGATAACTTCTTTCCTCCTTCGCGAATCGGGGCGGCAAAATAAAGAATAGCCTAGAGCACCATCATGGACATTGAAAGTGAACGCATTGAATACGCCGCCCGCCACACGGAGATAGTCAGGCACCCCCGGCAGCACCTGGCTACCTTCGGCATTACCAATGTCTTCTACTACCTGGTCACCGAGCCTACCTACTCGGAGATATCCCATGACACCAATGAAACGGTCATCCGGGAGGGCCGGGTCATCGCGGAAAGGCCCCGCATCGTCACCCCTTATTACCTCACCCACCTGGAGGGGTTCAGCTATGACGCCCGCCAGTACCTGGAAAAGCTGATGCTCATGCACGGCCCCAATGCCCCCGGCCTTTTCTATACCTATAAAAACGAGCCCCAGGGACTCAATATCGTGTCTGATGCCTGGCCGGTGGTGGTGGAAAAGCTCAACGACGAGATTGATAAGAAAGGCGACCCCCTGGCGGCGATTATCAAGGGCCAGGACGACCTCTGGGACGTTTCCCTGCTCAAGTTTATCTATGAAATCACCAGCCGCTCCGTGCAGAGCAACCTGGCGCAGATGGGCTCGCGCGGGCTTTTAGGCATGAGTCACGGCGGTATCCCGGTGGGGGCCAGGCAGGTCATCGAGGAGATGTTCCAGCAGGCTTACCGCGGGGAGATCAAGACTTTTGATTTGGAGCGGGAGCTTAACCGCTGGGGCGCCTTCGAGGAGTACCAGGACCGCTTTTTCGCCCTCGTCCGGGGAGGGAAATAGACCGGTGAAGGACAATATCGTGGTGGTCCGCCCCCCCTCGGAGGCCGATAGCTTCCTTCTGCCGGTGACCATCGGCTGCTCCCATAATACCTGTACTTTCTGCTCCACCTTTAAAGACGTCGCTTTCCGTCTCCGTGATATCACGGATATCAAGGAGCATATTGATATCGTCGCCCGGCGCTATGATCCCGGTGTGCGACGCGTCTTTCTGGAAAACGGCGATGCCATCGCCGCCCCGCAGCCTTTGCTCGTTGCCGTCCTCAAGTATTTAAAAGAAAAACTGCCCAACCTTGAGCGGGTCGGTACCTATGCCGCCCCTTTATCCACCCTGCAAAAAAGCCTGGCGGAGCTTAAGGAGCTGAAAGCCCTGGGACTGGATATCGCCTATCTCGGCGCGGAAAGCGGTGACGCGGAAGTACTGCAAAAGGTGAAAAAGGGCGCCACGCCGGAACAGATAATCGAGGCCGGACGCCGCTTGAAGCAGGCGGGTATAACCACCTCCGTTACCGTTATCCTGGGGCTGGGCGGTGTGGCGGGAAGTGAGCGTCATGCCATCGCCACCGGCCAATTGCTGACCGCTATCGACCCCCATTATGCCGCCGCCCTTACCCTGATGCTGGTGCCCGGCGCCCCCCTTTATGAAGACATGCGCCGCGGCGACTTTGCCCTGATATCGCCCTTGCAGTCGCTGGTGGAGCTCAAGCTCATTATTGAAAACTCGACTTTTACCGATTGTTTTTTTACCGCCAACCACGCCTCCAATTACCTGCCGCTGCGGGTGCGCCTGCCGGAGCAGAAAACGGATATACTTAAAATCCTGGATAGTGTCATCATCAGCGGCGATAGCGCCCGTCTCAAGCCGGAGCACCTGCGCGCGCTTTAGCTCCGGCTCCGGGGAATCGCGGAAAGGAAGACCGATTATGGATATTACCGTCATCAAGGCCCGTGACCTTTCCGAGGCCTGGTTCCTCTGTCTTTGCCGCACCCTCCAGGATGGCCGCGAGTACAAAATCGACCGCGGAAGCTATGCGGGGCAGCGCCGTAAGGAGATGGACTTGGCGGTCGTGCAGATCGAGTTTCCCGCCACCAGGCCGCTCGTGCCGGACGTGCCGCCGGGCGTTCCCCCGCCCAGCACCATGGACTATGTCGAGAGTTACCTCCCTTATCTCATGACCTCCCACATTAAAGAGGGGGAGCAGTACACCTACGGGCAGTACCTGGAAAGGCAGATAGCGGAAGTCATCAAGATGTATCAACAGGATGGCTTCAACACCAACCAGGCTTACATGGCGGTGGGGAATGAAAAGTCCATTGATTTGCCTGATCCTCCCTGCCTGCGCATGATAGATACCAGGGTGCGGGATGGCAGGCTCAACTTCGTGGTGTATTTCCGTTCCTGGGACCTCTGGGCCGGCTTTCCTTCCAACCTGGCGGCTATCCAGCTGCTCAAGGAGTACATGGCCGGGGAAATAGGGGTGGAGGACGGGGAAATCGTTGCCATGAGTAAAGGCCTGCACCTTTACGAGTACGCCTGGGACCTGGCCAAAGCGGTGGTCAGGGTGGAGTAGGGAGTTTTACATTAACATAGAGGAGATTTATCGTGGATAACATTAACGCCGTGGCGGATATGATCATAAACTCGGAGAAAATCGTGGTCTTCACCGGGGCCGGTTTCAGCACGGAGTCGGATATTCCTGATTTCCGCGGCCCTCAGGGTGTCTGGAGCAAGTTTGACCCTGACGAGCTGAACCTCCCCAATTTCCTTCGCAGTGAAGAAATCAGGGAAAAATACTGGCAGGTGCACCGCCTGTTTTGGGAAGCCGTCAAGGACGCCAAGCCCAACAGCGGCCACTACGCGGTAGCAGGCTTACATAATATGGGCAAGCTGGACTGCGTTATCACTCAGAACACGGACGGCCTGCACCAGAAAGCCGGCCTGCCGGATGAAAAGGTGCTCCAGCTTCACGGCACCATGCACTATGTGGACTGTCTTAGCTGCGGTAAGCGCTTTCCGCGGGACTACGCGCACCAGAAAATGCTGGCCGGTGAGGCTGTCCCGCGCTGCGGGGAGTGTAAGGGTATCCTCAAGCCGGCCACCGTGGCCTACGGCCAGTCCCTGCCCGTGCGGGAGACCGAGGCCGCCACGGATAGCTCCGCTGGCTGTGACTTGTTCCTGGTGGCCGGCTCGTCTTTAGTGGTCTACCCCGCCGCCCAGATGCCCCTCCTGGCCAAACGCAATGGCGCCAGGCTCGTTATCATTAACCTTACGGAAACACCCCACGATAATTACGCGGATGTGATTATCGCGGAAAAGACCGGGGAGACCATGTCCGCCATCGTGGCGCGGGTCAAGGCAAAGCAGCAGGCCTGACGCCGTAATAGCTATCGGGCCTCCCCTTTTCCCCCCGCCCCGGATATCCCGGACCTGCCGGAATCCCTGGTGAACGCCATGTCCTCGCCCAAAGTCGCCAAAGCGTTCTGGCTGTGATATGATTTCTTGGGGGTGTTTTTTACCCCGCAGGAACGCGAGGCTATTTTGATACCGGAGTTGGTCAGCTTTATTACCCGCCGTGAAGGACGCAAGTTCCGTCATTTGCGTCCTTCTATCCCGGACTACCTGGTGCGTGCCGGGAGCCTGGGCCAAAAGGACGGCGGTTCTCTCTACGTGCATATTCCCTTCTGCCGCTCGCTCTGCCCGTTCTGCTGTTTCAACCGCTATCTCTTTGATGAAAGCCTCGCCCGCCGCTATTTCGCCGACCTCAAGCAGGAGCTGGAGATGTATATCCGGCGGGGCTTTAAGTTTTCGGAAATCTATTTCGGCGGCGGCACGCCCACCGTTATGATGGATGAGCTGGCCGACTTTGTGGCGTTGCTGCATCGGGAGTTTTCGGTTAAGGAGATTTCCCTGGAGACTACCCCCCGCGAGCTTACTGCGGAGAATGTCCGGCTGCTGCAATTGATGGGCGTTAACCGGCTCTCGGTAGGGGTGCAGAGCTTTGATGAAAAAGTGCTTAAGACGATGGGGCGCGTCAACGGCCCGGCGGACGAAGTGAAAAGCCGCCTGCTGGCCGCCCAGGGCAAGTTTGCCACGCTGAATGTGGATTTCGTCTTTAATTTCCCCGGCCAGACCGTGGCGCAGTTTGAAGCCGATGTGGCGGCCTTCAAGGAGCTGGGA from Dehalococcoidales bacterium encodes the following:
- the cimA gene encoding citramalate synthase translates to MTKVELYDTTLRDGAQSEGISFSVVDKLHITRKLDELGIHYIEGGWPGSNPKDAEFYERLPGLKLKHAKIAAFGSTRRAGVKPEEDNFLSVLVRSGAKFATIVGKGSDLHVINVLRTTLEENLNMITDSILYLRSKGITVFWDVEHYFDGFKHNPDYTLQTLEAAAKAGVACLVLCDTNGGALPAEVTKAVKAAAKVTGVPLGIHCHNDNGLAVANSLAAVVAGAVQVQGTINGLGERCGNADLCSIIPALKLKMGIDCISDKQLATLTEVSHYISELANVTPNPFAPYVGTSAFSHKAGYHMDGVTKWPDAYQHIDPAKVGNKQRTVVSDQSGKDNIVKKARELGIDLSNAGKEVKELLEKVKQLESRGFQYDNAEASFELLLYRARPDYKPLFELVDFMVVVESRRRTATRQTAEGMLSEAMVKVKVGGEIIHTAAEGDGPVNALDLALRKALLQFYPGLKQVRLVDYKVRILEESTGTESQVRVLIESSDGVDVWHTVGGSTNLIEASWLALADGLEYWLVKQKK
- a CDS encoding radical SAM protein, giving the protein MKDNIVVVRPPSEADSFLLPVTIGCSHNTCTFCSTFKDVAFRLRDITDIKEHIDIVARRYDPGVRRVFLENGDAIAAPQPLLVAVLKYLKEKLPNLERVGTYAAPLSTLQKSLAELKELKALGLDIAYLGAESGDAEVLQKVKKGATPEQIIEAGRRLKQAGITTSVTVILGLGGVAGSERHAIATGQLLTAIDPHYAAALTLMLVPGAPLYEDMRRGDFALISPLQSLVELKLIIENSTFTDCFFTANHASNYLPLRVRLPEQKTDILKILDSVIISGDSARLKPEHLRAL
- a CDS encoding DUF4389 domain-containing protein, with the protein product MSYPVTFKVDYPEKLSRGTLLLKVFFGWLYVGIPHGIALWFFGIGVAVVQFIAFWAILFTGKYPRGMFDFTVRYARWTNNVTAYLMFQREEYPPFSGQE
- a CDS encoding Sir2 family NAD-dependent protein deacetylase, which gives rise to MDNINAVADMIINSEKIVVFTGAGFSTESDIPDFRGPQGVWSKFDPDELNLPNFLRSEEIREKYWQVHRLFWEAVKDAKPNSGHYAVAGLHNMGKLDCVITQNTDGLHQKAGLPDEKVLQLHGTMHYVDCLSCGKRFPRDYAHQKMLAGEAVPRCGECKGILKPATVAYGQSLPVRETEAATDSSAGCDLFLVAGSSLVVYPAAQMPLLAKRNGARLVIINLTETPHDNYADVIIAEKTGETMSAIVARVKAKQQA
- a CDS encoding coproporphyrinogen III oxidase family protein, encoding MIPELVSFITRREGRKFRHLRPSIPDYLVRAGSLGQKDGGSLYVHIPFCRSLCPFCCFNRYLFDESLARRYFADLKQELEMYIRRGFKFSEIYFGGGTPTVMMDELADFVALLHREFSVKEISLETTPRELTAENVRLLQLMGVNRLSVGVQSFDEKVLKTMGRVNGPADEVKSRLLAAQGKFATLNVDFVFNFPGQTVAQFEADVAAFKELGLDQATFYPLMASPHKKDAMERRFNKVDFSREKRFYDVVLRELYHGGYTASTAWCFSRGERLIDEYIIKSDDYIGIGSGSVSIMAGNFYINSFSLERYHEMIADGKLPVVGWRRLAQKESRRYYLLTKLFGLTVAMPALRQRFGLKKGSGLGLELAFLRAAGVVKGDGTLRVTEKGMYTVSAMMRDFFAALNTLREYCIEHQV
- a CDS encoding flavodoxin family protein, which gives rise to MKALIIYDSLYGNTEKIAKAIGEGLGEEAKVIKVSEAKAADIAPYFYIIIGSPTQRGRPTAAMKTFLDSLPDDVFKGKRLAAFDTRAKSFIVKLLGWAGTRIEAAVRAKYGNIIAPPKGFFVQGTQGPLAEGEEKRAAEWGKHLATR
- a CDS encoding thymidylate synthase — encoded protein: MDITVIKARDLSEAWFLCLCRTLQDGREYKIDRGSYAGQRRKEMDLAVVQIEFPATRPLVPDVPPGVPPPSTMDYVESYLPYLMTSHIKEGEQYTYGQYLERQIAEVIKMYQQDGFNTNQAYMAVGNEKSIDLPDPPCLRMIDTRVRDGRLNFVVYFRSWDLWAGFPSNLAAIQLLKEYMAGEIGVEDGEIVAMSKGLHLYEYAWDLAKAVVRVE